GGAAACAATTTCTTTCTGAAGAACTGTGCTATATATCTAACTATAATCTACAAATGTTAACACTTGCTGTGTGAACTaaacaagaaattaaatatttcagatagTAACCAGCCCATGtgtaaaaaatatataacaaaAACACTCTTTATGACAGTGCATAGTTGTAAGTCTTTGGCTAGAGACTGATCTGGACCAACTAAGAGTGGTTTAGATGAGACTCTGATGTCCCAATATTTCCTTTTACAGAGCATTGGTTGCTCTTTCATGCCCTCTTTAAAGTTAGGTAAGTGATAGAACTGCACTTAAGAGGTCACAGAAGTGTTCCATAAAGCACAAACGCAAAAAGAAAGAGAGTAAGGATAGAGCTTGTTTTACTACCGGTTCTTCCCTATCTCTATGATTGTTATAAGCTAACCATCACTATTTGCTGTAGATCTTGCAGGTAACACTTTCTCCAAATACTACCAATATtttcacaaaacattttcaaagatAGAAAGgtgacatgaagaaaaatgttcttAGTTCTTAGAAAAAGTGTTTCAGTAAGAATGTTGCtaattgtgtttgtgttttggggtgtGGAAGAGACTTTTAAGAATTAAGAAAAAGTAGAACTATCTACAAATGAAGTTAATGATTCATCTAGAACTATTTACAAGTGAAGCTAATGATTCGTAAAGGGCAGGTTGCCTTCAAGGATAAGTCTAGTTGTTTATTATAATTGTATAAATCATGTGCTCAGTCCAAATCTATCTTCCTCCTTTTTAGTGCTGCACTGTCAGTGCTGGGTTCTTTGCACAAAGATGTGGCTTTCTCTTGGGATAATCTGTTCTCTGGGGATACTAATTCCTGGAAAATTCAGCTTGAAATTGCAATATGACAGGTGAGTGTGAACAGGGTTTCATGAAGAATTGTGCATGCAGTGAAAGTCCCAGGAACTGTGTaagaataataataacaattatGAGCTGGAAAACTGGACACAGGGTTACTAAGCTGTAAGCTTTGTaagactgggaaagaaaacatgaagaTGGGAAATGAAGAATGAGTGAATCTAATCCAAACCAAAAAAGACATAGCTACAGCTGCAGGAGCCACAGAATGGCCCTCAAATGCATCTCAGAATGCCTTGTTTCCATTAGTTGAAATTCATTTGGCTTAGCCTCTTTCATAATGAACTTTAAAACCAGATGCTGCAGGAGTAAAATGCCTTTTCTGAGTATAAAGCAAGGGGTATGACTGAGCAAAATTATATCTATTAGTAAAAGTCAGATTAGGTTATGTGAAAAAGATAGTGAAGACCTTCCTGTTGGAAATCTgtaacaattacaaaaaaaaaaaaaaaaaaaaaaaaagctaaggGAGTTATTCCAGACAACCAAGGTGTTCAGAGAATGAGATTATCACATTTTTAGTTACTGATTAATGTTTTGAAAAGTATGAAACCTCTGGTTATGCTTTATTTTCCATTCTCAGTTGCACTTCAGAAAATGAGTGATGTAAAATTATTCTGTTTGCATATCtaaactggtttttttttgtttcattcacCCTCAACTTTCATGGAGCTAGGTAGCTGCCATTGTGGCAGCTGGGATTTGCAGGGTGGGCATGAGCATAGTGTGGAGGCCACCTATTCACATTCAAGTTTACACATGGAATTTTCTAAAGCAAATGGAGAAAGTAGTCTGGTGCTGAATGCCTCTAGATGAATTATATCCCTCAAATATAGTAATGAAAAGTTCAGAAAACCAAGCAATACCTACAGCTGGTAAGTTCCCTCATAGTGTACCCattcagcagctctcctggaaaaTCGCCTAGCAGAGCATACAGAGTCACTACTTCAAATGTATGATTTCCTCGGATAATATTTAGTCTTTAGATTTGTATCAGAGATGCAGTTAGAGCCTGATTTCAGTGAATAGAATTCAGCAGATCCCtggtaattatttttcatttttgtttctaattaTTGTCCAGAATTGAACCTTTCTAGTACTTGCATGGAATTTAAAAACAGGTACTGAATGGTCAGTGTGACTTTGGATGGGCAGCACCTGCACAAAGACCAAATTATTAGTAAAGCCCATTTTCATTGTCCTCTGCTCTGTTTAACAATGAAATGAAATATCCAATCTATGAGCATCCAAGGACACACAGCTTGTGCTGAGAACAGTCCTTTAATTTGTTAAGAAAGCTTaacaatataatttttaaaactgtagTTCTCATGGGGTCACATGGGCTGACTTTGCACTTCTCCACTGAGAAACTTAGTCCATAATCATAAACAAATGTATGCTTTCTAATCTTAATTTACTCTTAAAAAGGGTTTGTCTCTGCACTGGCTATTGTGAAAGGTTTATCAGTAAATAAGAGCTGGCCATCTGGCAGCAATCTGACTGTCTGGAATTTCTCTGATTTGGTGTAATTAAGACATAATGTCAATGAGTATAGAAAGATATTACAGGATATTGTTTCCCTTCCTGATAGACAAAGAACATAGCAAGCCTAGGCATTTAGAGAGAATATACTCTGAACTGCAGCTGTTTATTCTGCTAGTGAAGATGTTTATCCTGCATCTACAAGGTTTATTAAAGACATCATGACTGTTGTACCAATCTGTACAACATGACTCTTGTACCATTCCTGTGAGCAATACAAATGTAATCATTTTCCCCCACAGATATGGGGCTATTGGCATCTCATAAAGCAGTAGTAAACAGCCTGTTTTAACTATCAAGTTCTCACTCAGAAAAGGTGGTGATATTTTCAAGAGAGATGTAAGAAACCCACAAATCCCCCTATTTCTCTGGGGATAAAGTGAATGAATAGTGAATTCTATTTGTATGTATATTAAGCTGATAATTGTAAATTCCTGCATGGAAGCACAAAAGATGGCAGTTGCAGTTCAGATGATAAGAGCATATTATGTTGATGACTATAATGACCATGGCATGCTTTTGCAACAAGAATTTCTGCTACAAAagctttaaaatgtaaaattttaatttttttatacttACCTGGTAAAGACTCCATTGAAGTCACTAAAAGAGACTGTGAAGCAGTTTTTGGTTGTTAGCAAACAGGAAAGTTTCTAGTGTTGCCCATTCTATTCTGTTCTCATCAGCAGTGGATAACTGGTCTCCCACCTTTGAGCAATGCAATGTAGTCATCAACATCCACTCCTCACTCCGAAACCCTTTCACCAGAAACATCACACTTACTGTCAGTCCTGGAAAGCTGATCTGAatgaacactgaaaaaaaatacaaaaaaattaaaagggcgTTTTTAACAGAACATACTGATttgctttttctgcatttccatccattttactttgttctttgcaaactttaaatattttcattagatTAAGCCTGTAGTAGATGAAAGTTTCATGAGATCTCATGAAAACATATACTAAGGCAATGGATTCTGTGGGTCATTTctagaaatataaaattatagaTTCTGTACTagaaattttttatttcttgtgaaTTGAGTAAGAATATGCAGTTCTGGAGAGCACAATAGTTGCTATTTTGGAATAAATTGGCTATTCTCATGAAAAGCAGTTTGTGGGCATCTCAAGTTCTTAGCAATGTTCATTTATCATGAGTATCAAAAGTTTCTGCATGCTGAAATAGACCAgccaagcacaaagttaatctAGAATAATTGAACAAATCCCAAATGTCAGGGGGAAAAAGTGACATCTTATCAAATAAACAGTTTATCATGTATTACCAATGCCCTCATTCTGGCCCTGGTCCTGCAAAGGCAGAAACACACATCAGGGCTCATGCAAGCAGTTGGCTTCTGTGAAGCTGGTATGGTGAACAAAGCACTGCCACTAGTGAGGAAGCAGAGTGGCTAATGCTCTAGCAACAGAAAAGTCACAACACTTAGACCTGTTTGCAGCCAAAACGTTCCACAAATTCATAATTCAGAGGTGTTTTTGTTGGAACAGTCTTCCTTCTACATAACAAATTAAGTCCTTTTGACTTCTGAAATCATGGACACTTTAACAGACCTTAAAACTGATCTTGTTTCTCTACTGAATTTCCAGGGATCAGGTTTTGCATATTGTGCCAGAAACATTTCGGCAAGTCCAGCATCTTCAACTTCTTTGCAGTACTTTCATGGTAAGTAAAAATAACCACATGTGCCAAACAAGAAGAGTGGGATCTTGGGCTGATATGCATGTAGCTTAAGATAGGAATGAAGGTTAAAGTAAACTAGAAAAAAgctttctttaacttttttttttttttttttttttttttttttttttttttttttttttttttttttaatcttagtGTAGTGTGGAATTGCTCTTCTACTACCTGAAGGAATTTAAGTGAAGATGTTAGTTTCTTTGCATGGCTCTGTGAAAATGCTGCTCCTTATCACTGGTGCCTGAGTCAGTAAAAGCACTTAGCTTATGCTGTGTGCTCTATGAACAGATGACTGGAGAGTTACCAGGACAATTTGAAGGAAAACTTCTTTCATTTGGTGATATGCAACTACTCTAATATAGTTCTCATTCTGAAAGCAGAATTTCATTTGtgcatttctttcttctctgcacAGCTGGATTTGTGGAAACCCCTGCTGCCTGAAGACATCAGGGCTGGGGAAGACCTGCACATAAGGGTTCCAGCCTCTCTGGTGCAGGAGGTGAAAGACAGCTTAGATGAGCATATGATCTCTTACAGGTACAATCTCTAATACCTTGATGGGGAAGGCTGGCTGTGATAATCTTCCTTGCTATCAGAAAAGGACCAAGCCCTATCTGATAAACAGTCAGCTAGTACTGGCAATAGGACCCAACCTTTGTTCCAAATGCCTCCAACTTACCTTGACCAGCCAAACACAGTGATGCTGTATGAACCTTTAAAAGTCCATTCCCCTCTGCCCTATGTATTTACCTTCCACCTAGCCTGGACTGTGCTTCTGGAGCTGGAACCTGAGAGAGCCCAATCTGTCTTGTTTCCTGCTGTGGCCTTCTCAGCAGTCACTGAGAGGATGGCACTTGGATATATGACTCAATATTTTAGTCTGAACTCAAGAGGCCAAACTTGGTATAACAACTACTTATAAGAGCACACTTTGCTCTTGGAAAGCATGGATATCTGAATGGAGGGTCCTTCCACTTCTGGAGAGCCCAAAGGTTTAATTGGTGTCACTGCAGGGAAACAGTCTCtaccgctccttttccctttcatgTCTCTTGTTACTCCTCTGGCTTGGAGAAGAGATCTTTCAAATTGAATATTCAGCCACTTCCttcaaaatcttcatttttctaCCCCTATCCCCTTCAGCAGGCTGGTGAGAATTTCCTGGCACCATCCAGCCAAAGAGAGACATCCCAGCTTGGGACAAAGATCCCAGTGGCGGGTGGGCACTATGCACACAGCTGGGAGCCACAACCTGCAAATGTCCCACAATGTTTTATCTCACATATGCGGCCATGTCTTCCCTCACTTAAACCAGAAGATCTAATCCAGATACAAAGAGTGTTTATAAAGGAAAATGGGATTAAATAAGATCTATTCCTCACACAGTCTTGTTCCCATTTAGAACTGACTTTTTCAGGTAACCGGTAGCTAATTTAATTTAGTtgtatttaatataaataaCCTTGTAGTCATTCAGGGCTGATGATAAATGGCCTATGGACATACACTGACATTTACCAATCAAAGATGAGTTTAAGGAGGATTGGTGTCACTTCAAAGCTGTTTTGAGTTAAAGCTGATCTTGACATCCTACAACTTGCCTGACAAGTTCCTTTAGTAAGTGTGATGCCCTGACAACCAGAGATGAAGAGACTGGAGCCAGTACAAATTATCTAGCATGAGGTTTAGATATTCAGTACTTAGACAACATTCCAGAAGATATTTAACCGCTATTTTTATGTCAAGGCTCTTCATTTTCTAATGGTTTCAGCTGATTCTAGTGGACATTTAAATAGTAAACTGAAATTAGCGTCTCAACTTTGTTTTCCCTTGGCCAGAACTGTATCTACCTTACATAGGGTTCTAAAAAAAGAGAGGAGTCATTATTAGTCATGATGAAAATTTTGGGTATGTATTGCAAAGAGGCTGAGTACAACAGTAATAGAGTCAAAGTTCCTATAACAGATTCCAAGCAAGAACCACCCTTTAGAAGGCAGTTGGCATGCAGGGAAGGTAATATGACAGCCAGGTATGTACTGATAGAGACATAAATGACAAGTTATAATAAGGACATCAATATTCCAACTGTGTCAGCCTCTGTGGTTTCGATTCTCCAGGGCACTGATAAggtattttgtgtgtgtggtttcACTTCATGGAAATTTTCACTGCCTGAATTTTAGTTTGAAGTTTAGATGTGAATAAACATCAAAGCTCAGACTGAAAGTCAGCTGTAACTATTATTAAAAGTTTCTTACATGCAGTTTCCAGAAATACTTATAAGTGCCACTGTCAGCAGAAAAGCCTGGTAGCACTTCCTGCATTTGAGATCAACAGTGTTGGAACTACCTTTGCAATTGTCTTATCACAAGCGTTTACAATAAGCACAGATTTGCAGCAGTTACAAGAGGCTGATTGCATTGAGAAAGAACAGCCTCTCATCCCAAGTCCTCTGAAGCCAAAGAAAAGGTTTTATTGACTTCCTGGATCATGGAATCATGCCTGTGTTATACTAGTTTCTGAGCTATTTTTGTagctaaaaagcaaaaagagctATTTGAATGAAATAAGGGGTTTGTTCTGATTTTTGCAAATTGCAATGAATATTTCTGTGAAATCTTTGCAAATTCAAAATGTttcaataaaatacaataaaacatAATCttcaatttttctctttcacctCCTCTTCCCAAAGGTGGTATTTTTGGAGTTTTGCTCAAAAATAGAAGtggtgaagaaaataaaatcttgaatttttttcctaggtAGAAAATTGATGACTTAAAAAATTTGgtaaaaattattattgttaAAACACTGTGTACTTTGAACAGAATTTGAACTTTGCTTTACATGAAAGTAACTGTAATGCTGATGGTGATGATCTTGCCAGGCAAATCACAATAGAAGAGGTTAAGTCCTTTTGTTTGCTGATGTAAACAATGAGCCCACCATAACAGTTCTGCAGCAACTGTTTGGGACTGTTTTCTACTTCCCTTTCCCCATCCTTCAGAGTGCTAATACCTGATGTGCAAAAACTTGTGGATCAGAGCATGCCAAGGGAGAGGAGCAGCCACAGACAGGCCTCAGAAAGTTATGTCTACACCGAATACCATCCAATGGAAGAGGTAAAGAAACGAAGTCTGCTTGTGTACTTTGTTGTTTTCTGTTCTGTAAATGCCACAGCAGGCAGCTCTGTCTTTGCAGAAAGCTCAGATGAAGTCAGTGGACCTCTTTCTGACTTTCTTCTTTAAAGAATCAGTCCGTACTATTTAACTAGAATCCTAGCCTGGTTGAATTAAATATGGATTTGCCATTGATTTTGATTAAATCTgcaattcttcactgaaaaaatataaatgctcTGTGAGAAGCAGCTGCACTGTTCTGCAGATAATATTCTGTTTCCTTTGGCTGGTTTGCTACCTTTCTACCCTGTCATTCTTTATCTCtagtttttattaatttaagtCCCAGTTTGTTTGGTGCTAAGCCAATTGTGAAGTGCAATGACTATTGTGGTGTCTGGAATCCCAGTGGGGAAGAAGAGGTGAACAGTGGGAGATCTGTAGAAAGAAGTAATTTAAGGGCAGGGTTTTGACACTTTTGGGGAAAACAATGTCTTAGGGGTGGGCATTGATGACTTCTTGGTGCCATATTTTAAGCACCAGTTGGCGAACCTGGACAAAAGCAGTGTATGGTGGCAATTCTTTCTCCTAGCTGCATAATAAAAATGAGAGAACAAAGTCAACTCTCACGTAGGTTGTGCTTGAGCTACCCATTGAGGATGACTGCTGCCGACTCAGATGTGGAAAATCAGTGCTGATAGGGAAGAGGCTGAAATACTGTTTTGAAGAGTTGATGGTGTGGTTTCATGTCTGGTGAGCTCAATGGGAAGATGCCCAAAAGGATGGGCATGTTGAATGAGATCCAGAATGGAGTATCTGTGTCGCATTGTAGCAATGTTCTCTTTTAACACCCAGTGAGATACAACCATGCCTTTGCACAGAGGCATGTGAAACACTTTCCATGCCTGTAAGGTACATCACAGACTGAAATAAACTCTGAGGAAAATGTTGCTTgtctaaacaaaataaaatactttaatCTGGAAATAGAAGcgggaaagagaaggaaactcCCACTTTGGACAAGAATTCTTTGTAACTATTTCAGATTTATCAATGGATGACTCAGATCCAGAAGAACAACAGTGAGCTGGTGACTCAGCACTTCCTGGGGAAGACATTTGAGAATCGAACAATGTATTACCTACAGGTAAGGGAGGAAATTTCccttaataataaaatatatcttaccaaaaaagaaaagtacTCAGGAGAAGACAGGATTCAGATGTTTCCTAAGATAGCGTTCATCCCAATTCACTGAAATAACAGGAGATGGTTTTACTCCTCTACATTATGGTAAGATTTGCCAACTTTCACAGACACTATCATTATGAGCTTGCTATTGCTATTATGTACTGAAAACAACAAATTTAACTGGAGCCTTGTTTAGAAATACAAATCAAGCGGAAACTAGCTTGGCAACAGCTGTGTGTGAGGATAAAGACTTTtagtttgttatttttattacttttttcagCAGATAGCCTTTGTGCTAGCAGTATTCTATGACTTTTTTATTGGACACATTAGCAAAAACCATAGTGTTAATATTTGTGTTAGTTATTGCCTAATCTGTTCCTATCACTGAGTAATATTTAATACCCTGCCTTTTTGTTACTCCTCgtctaaaaacaaaaaaattaaaaatcttcaACTAAGGGCAACCACTCCTGTGAATGATGAAtacaaatgaaaaaggaaaaaaagaaactgttcTCTTCACTGTTCTATTGACACTTCTGCTCAACAGACACTCTAAAACTCATGCCTTGTAATGCTATAAAGATCGGCTTATAAGGAAAAAGAGCTTGTCATAAAGATGTCtgtaacaataataataatctcAGATGGCTCAACAGCATATCATGGCACATCTTTTACTTTCTTGTATTACATTAAGCTATTTTATTGTAATGTAACAGTTTTTAAATTATCACATTTACATTCTCTTAGATCAGCCAACcatcaaaaaaaaccaaaaagataaTTTGGATGGACTGTGGGATTCATGCCAGAGAATGGATCTCTCCAGCCTTCTGTCAGTGGTTTGTAAAAGAAGTGAGTCCTTACTCTTCCATTTAGATAATAAGCAAATCATATCATTTTGGATGCTTCAGTTATCTTTTCTATTGTGGTATCAAGTATTATgcttttctgttaaaatattatttgcaaAATTACTGTATAGCACATATATCTTTGGAAACCAAAGTCCAAATCACGGTTTGAGATATGGGATGATATTATTTAGTGCGCCAGTTCCTCCACCTGAATGTTTCCAAAGCCTTCCAAAACTTGGTATCAACCTATCCTTTTCTCACAGTGGCTGTTGGATCAAGCCTCTCTCTATCAAAAAGTCACAGTCCTCCTGAAATAAAGAAACCCTAATCTATGATGTAGCAATGTTCCATGTGTATAGAAAAAGTACCTGGCACACTGGGGATCAAGTAGGTGTTGGGTaccatggtgatatccaggAGTGAGTGATCACCTGATGATAGTTCTAAACTCACTCTTTGCAGTGATTACCACCAAATTCTCTGCTTGGTgctctgtattttttcttttcagattctTCAAAATTACAAAACTGACCCAAAGATAAGCAGATTTCTGCAGAATTTGGACCTCTATGTCTTGCCAGTCCTTAATATTGATGGCTACATGTATTCATGGGAAGAAGTAAGTAGTGAAAATCCAGGAACTAGACTGAAAGTTAGATGTGCCCAGCATGTTTTGTTACT
This is a stretch of genomic DNA from Anomalospiza imberbis isolate Cuckoo-Finch-1a 21T00152 chromosome 7, ASM3175350v1, whole genome shotgun sequence. It encodes these proteins:
- the CPO gene encoding carboxypeptidase O, whose translation is MWLSLGIICSLGILIPGKFSLKLQYDRDQVLHIVPETFRQVQHLQLLCSTFMLDLWKPLLPEDIRAGEDLHIRVPASLVQEVKDSLDEHMISYRVLIPDVQKLVDQSMPRERSSHRQASESYVYTEYHPMEEIYQWMTQIQKNNSELVTQHFLGKTFENRTMYYLQISQPSKKTKKIIWMDCGIHAREWISPAFCQWFVKEILQNYKTDPKISRFLQNLDLYVLPVLNIDGYMYSWEEDRLWRKSRSPYENGTCYGTDLNRNFNSSWGSVGVSFNCSSDVFCGSGPESEPETRAVAQFIKSKKSDILCYLTIHSYGQFILTPYGSTTKPPSNNEELMQVAKEAAAALTGKYGTSYRIGSTALILYSNSGSSRDWAHTIGIPLSYTFELRDTGTHGFILPANQIQPTCEETMLAVTTIIDYVDKKYFPNGDVVLTSSSLGLSLCLSIVLTWSIS